Below is a window of Paremcibacter congregatus DNA.
AAGGTGGGCGACAATTTTCCAGAAATTCGGGCCGTGGTTCATTTCTTTCAAATGCGCCATTTCATGGGCAACCACATAAGACAAAATTTCCGGGGGCGCCATGATCAGGCGCCAGGAAAACGACAGGGTGCGGCGACTTGAACAACTGCCCCAGCGGCTCTTGGTATCCCGGACCGATACGGTATGAGGTTTGGGGCTGACATGGGGGGTGAATTGCTCAACGGCGGCCAGCAAGGCAAGACGCGCCTGTTTCTTCAACCAGTTTTCCAGCCTTTTTTCAAAACCTTCTCCTGGTCCCCCAACCCGTAGGCTGCGGCCTTCGATGGTCACGCGGGCTGGCAGGTCCCGATCATGCAGGATGCGAAAATTACACCCCTGATAGGGAATGGTTTCGCCGGGCAGGAAACGAATACGTTTCGGGCTGCTATCGGATTGCGCCTGAATCCAGTCATGATGTTTGTGGGCAAACTGAACCGCTTTACGGTCGGACACACCGGGGGGCAGGGTGATGCGGGCGGCGCCTTCCTGGGCGTCAAACCGCAGTTTCAACTGGCGGGCGCGGGGGTGACGCCGTAGAATGAGGGGGAAATCACCGACATAATGTTCGGTCATCTGTCTTCCTCCGGACCGTCATCCTCAGCTGCCGGACTGTTGGGCATCAGCTCATCCCATTCAACGAGATGATCTTCCATATCACCGGCATCTCTTTCCGAGATCACTTTGCCACGGACGGAAATCCCGGCGTCATGGACGCTTTCGGGGTTTCCGGAATTCAAGGGGTGCCAGGGGGCGAGATCCTTACCTTCGCTGATCAGGCGGTACGCGCAACTTTCCGGCAACCAGTGAAAATCCCCGATCTGATCCGGGGTCAACTGTACACAGTCAGGCACCAGTTGCTTGCGCACCGGATAATTCCGGCATTGGCAACTGGTGGTGTCGAGTAGGCGGCAGGCAACATTGGTATAGGAGACTTCGTGGGTGTCGGCGTCTTCCAGCTTGTGCAGGCAACACAGGCCGCACCCGTCACAGAGGGATTCCCACTCTGCCACGGACATTTCGGTCAGTTTTTTGTTGTGCCAGAATTTACCCTGTGACGTCATGACTAACCGATAATATCCTGCAGGCGCTTGGCCATGACTTCGGGGTCGGTCTGGCTGGTGAAATGGGTGACATATTCGCCATTGCGGTCCATCAGATAGGTATAGGATGTGTGGCTGACCAGATAGGCCTGTGGATCGGCGCCCTCTTCGACTTTATCAATGGCGGAATAGACGCGATAAGCTTTTTTCACTGTCTTCACCTGGTCCGGGGTTCCCGTCAGGCCGACCATGTTTGGATGAAATGCCGGGGCGTACTGTGCGAGAATTTCAATGCTGTCCCGGGCCGGGTCAACGCTGATAAACAGGGGGACAACCTCGGCCAGTGTTTCTGGCGGCACCCGGTCGAGGGCATCGGCCATAATCTGTAATTCGGTTGGGCAGACGTCCGGGCAATACGTATAGCCGAAATAGATCAACATGTATTTGCCCTTGAAGTCGGCCTCGGTCACGGTTTTGCCATGATGGTCGGTTAGGGAAAAGGGGCCTCCGATCAGCGCCTTGGTA
It encodes the following:
- a CDS encoding YcgN family cysteine cluster protein; this encodes MTSQGKFWHNKKLTEMSVAEWESLCDGCGLCCLHKLEDADTHEVSYTNVACRLLDTTSCQCRNYPVRKQLVPDCVQLTPDQIGDFHWLPESCAYRLISEGKDLAPWHPLNSGNPESVHDAGISVRGKVISERDAGDMEDHLVEWDELMPNSPAAEDDGPEEDR
- a CDS encoding M48 family metallopeptidase, with translation MTEHYVGDFPLILRRHPRARQLKLRFDAQEGAARITLPPGVSDRKAVQFAHKHHDWIQAQSDSSPKRIRFLPGETIPYQGCNFRILHDRDLPARVTIEGRSLRVGGPGEGFEKRLENWLKKQARLALLAAVEQFTPHVSPKPHTVSVRDTKSRWGSCSSRRTLSFSWRLIMAPPEILSYVVAHEMAHLKEMNHGPNFWKIVAHLDPEWKESRRWLKTEGSRLMLIG
- a CDS encoding SCO family protein, producing MPKSKLIILPTILMAAILALLLVFYPGLFTGEKPRTALENTKALIGGPFSLTDHHGKTVTEADFKGKYMLIYFGYTYCPDVCPTELQIMADALDRVPPETLAEVVPLFISVDPARDSIEILAQYAPAFHPNMVGLTGTPDQVKTVKKAYRVYSAIDKVEEGADPQAYLVSHTSYTYLMDRNGEYVTHFTSQTDPEVMAKRLQDIIG